One genomic window of Undibacterium cyanobacteriorum includes the following:
- a CDS encoding phage tail protein, producing MADDGSAQSSNVWPLPKFYFRVKWDANEMSFQEVSGLDIQSEEIKYRHGNSPVFSVIKMPGMKKYGNITMKKGVFKGDNKFWDWLNQIKMNTIKRVPVTISLLDEQGNDTMVWTLTNAWPTKISSTDLKSEGNEVAIESIEIVHEGLTIDNK from the coding sequence ATGGCAGATGACGGCTCAGCACAATCAAGCAACGTATGGCCTTTACCGAAGTTTTACTTCCGCGTGAAATGGGACGCCAACGAAATGTCTTTCCAAGAAGTTTCTGGTCTCGATATTCAATCTGAAGAGATCAAGTATCGTCACGGCAATAGCCCAGTTTTCTCAGTGATCAAAATGCCTGGCATGAAAAAGTACGGCAATATCACGATGAAAAAAGGCGTATTCAAAGGCGACAACAAGTTTTGGGATTGGCTCAACCAAATCAAGATGAACACCATCAAACGTGTGCCTGTCACCATTAGTTTGCTCGACGAGCAAGGTAACGACACGATGGTATGGACTTTGACGAATGCATGGCCAACCAAGATTTCAAGCACCGACTTGAAATCCGAAGGCAATGAGGTAGCGATTGAGTCCATCGAAATCGTGCATGAAGGTTTGACGATCGACAATAAATAA
- a CDS encoding UvrD-helicase domain-containing protein, which produces MSHGLNQPQREAVNYMDGPCLVLAGAGSGKTRVITQKIANLIEMHGYDAKHIAALTFTNKAALEMQERIAKLLKEPKQAKQLTVSTFHSLGVKILRQEARALGLKDRFSIMDSDDCFSLVQDLAITTDKQLIRRIQTAISLWKNGLVEPEQALAQAQDEDEAQAARIFASYVATLSAYQAVDFDDLIRLPVELFRNNEEVRDKWQRRLRYLLVDEYQDTNTCQYELVKLLVSGIGKKPMFTAVGDDDQAIYAWRGATIENLKTLQVDFPNLRVIKLEQNYRSSTRILQAANAVIGNNPKLFEKSLWSEHGLGDPIKVLTMPDDEQEAAQIAMMMSAHRFERRANWSDYAVLYRGNHQARVIEQALRKERIPYTISGGQSFFDKAEIKDIIAYLRLIANEDDDPAFIRAITTPRRGVGQATLEALGSFSGQWQCSLFEAVFKGGIEAILSDKQLRPLREFCTFINNVEAHAHREGHAERLLADLLKEINYESYLYDSFDDKAAQAKWQNVVDFTQWLAQKGSGGKDGTEDHRSLLDLTQMVALMTMMEGKDEDPDAIRMSTLHASKGLEYPHVFLVGVEEGILPHKGDPDAPAETIAARIEEERRLMYVGITRAQRSLHVSWCKRRKRAGELIHCDPSRFIKEMRLDEGDAPPKEEEVITPKNRLASLKALLSRGKE; this is translated from the coding sequence ATGTCCCACGGTCTTAATCAACCCCAACGCGAAGCAGTCAATTACATGGATGGCCCTTGCCTTGTTTTAGCAGGCGCAGGCTCCGGTAAAACCCGCGTGATCACCCAAAAAATCGCCAATCTGATCGAAATGCATGGCTACGATGCCAAGCATATTGCCGCTTTAACGTTCACCAATAAAGCCGCTTTGGAAATGCAAGAGCGGATAGCCAAGCTCTTGAAAGAGCCTAAACAGGCCAAGCAATTGACGGTATCGACTTTCCACTCCTTAGGCGTGAAGATTTTGCGGCAAGAGGCGCGCGCGCTCGGCTTGAAAGATCGCTTCTCGATTATGGATAGCGATGACTGCTTTTCATTGGTACAGGATTTGGCGATTACCACTGATAAGCAATTGATTCGTCGTATTCAAACCGCGATCTCTCTTTGGAAGAATGGCTTGGTCGAACCTGAGCAAGCCTTGGCTCAAGCGCAGGATGAAGATGAAGCGCAAGCAGCGCGTATTTTTGCCAGTTATGTGGCGACTTTGTCGGCCTATCAGGCAGTTGATTTTGATGACCTGATTCGTTTGCCAGTAGAGCTGTTCCGCAACAACGAAGAAGTGCGTGATAAGTGGCAGCGGCGCTTGCGCTATTTGTTGGTCGACGAGTACCAAGACACCAACACCTGCCAATACGAATTAGTGAAACTTTTGGTTTCGGGCATCGGTAAAAAACCGATGTTCACCGCGGTCGGGGACGATGATCAGGCGATCTATGCATGGCGTGGTGCGACGATTGAAAATCTGAAGACACTGCAGGTCGACTTTCCGAACTTGCGTGTGATTAAGCTCGAACAAAACTATCGTTCTAGTACTCGCATTTTGCAGGCGGCCAATGCCGTGATCGGTAACAATCCAAAACTGTTTGAGAAGTCTTTATGGTCCGAGCATGGCCTCGGTGATCCGATCAAAGTATTGACCATGCCCGATGATGAGCAAGAAGCGGCACAAATCGCGATGATGATGTCGGCGCACCGCTTCGAACGTCGCGCCAACTGGTCTGACTATGCGGTGCTGTATCGTGGTAATCATCAAGCGCGCGTGATTGAGCAGGCTTTGCGCAAAGAGCGTATTCCTTACACGATTTCTGGCGGTCAAAGTTTCTTCGATAAAGCGGAGATCAAGGACATCATCGCTTACTTGCGTTTGATCGCGAATGAAGATGATGACCCCGCTTTCATCCGTGCGATCACCACGCCGCGTCGCGGTGTTGGTCAGGCGACTTTGGAAGCCTTGGGTTCCTTCTCGGGTCAATGGCAATGCTCGCTGTTTGAGGCTGTCTTTAAAGGCGGTATTGAAGCGATATTGAGCGATAAGCAGCTACGTCCGCTGCGTGAATTCTGCACTTTCATCAACAATGTCGAAGCACATGCGCACCGCGAAGGTCATGCTGAACGACTGTTGGCGGATCTCTTGAAAGAAATCAATTACGAGAGCTATTTGTACGACAGCTTCGACGACAAAGCGGCGCAAGCGAAATGGCAAAACGTCGTCGATTTCACACAATGGTTGGCGCAAAAAGGCAGTGGCGGCAAAGACGGCACCGAAGATCATCGTAGTTTGTTAGACCTGACGCAGATGGTCGCCCTCATGACGATGATGGAAGGCAAGGACGAAGATCCCGATGCGATTCGTATGTCGACTTTGCATGCCTCCAAAGGATTGGAATATCCGCATGTATTCTTAGTCGGCGTCGAAGAAGGAATCTTGCCGCACAAAGGTGATCCAGACGCACCAGCTGAAACGATCGCCGCGCGTATCGAAGAAGAGCGGCGCTTAATGTATGTTGGCATCACACGCGCCCAACGAAGTTTGCATGTGAGTTGGTGCAAACGTCGCAAACGCGCCGGCGAATTAATCCACTGCGATCCCTCGCGCTTCATCAAAGAAATGCGCTTGGATGAAGGCGATGCGCCACCGAAAGAGGAAGAAGTGATCACACCGAAGAATCGCTTGGCGAGCTTGAAGGCTTTGTTGAGTCGTGGGAAAGAGTAA
- a CDS encoding phage tail sheath family protein — protein MAGAYKTPGVYIVEKNAFPNSVVEVATAVPAFIGYTKIADNKGTSLHEKPWRITSLSEFKNYFGEEPDDKFEIAEKSDKEHADFKSGDKEYVLKRPNGKADTKRYYLYRAMQLFFQNGGGPCYIVSIGTYSDQGVERKPLEKGIDMLLKEQEPTMVVIPDAVALEEGDCIGVQQYSLKHCGYQMKNRFAILDIHNGFKERSDNDPVAAFRGDLGTNFLNYSAAYYPWLNTSIVQTTDLGFSSFVDVSKVSELLLAEAGGENAPQDLKDILAQVGKADRDPKAKTYLSDDELHKILFSVCPTYSKMLLAIKNKLNLLPPAAAMAGVYTMVDNARGVWKAPANVSLASVISPAVNITHDEQEDLNVTTAGKSINAIRSFIGEGTLVWGARTLDGNSLDWRYINVRRTMIMLEESLRLATKAYVFEPNVSSTWVTVKSMASNFLTSIWKRGGLAGASPEDAFSVSCGLGETMTAEDILEGYMRVTILVALSRPAEFIEITFQQQMQKS, from the coding sequence ATGGCTGGCGCGTATAAAACCCCCGGTGTCTATATCGTTGAAAAGAATGCCTTTCCGAACTCGGTTGTGGAAGTAGCGACCGCGGTTCCTGCATTCATCGGTTACACCAAAATAGCCGACAATAAAGGCACTTCTTTGCACGAAAAACCATGGCGTATTACTTCTTTGTCCGAATTCAAAAACTATTTTGGAGAAGAGCCGGACGACAAATTTGAGATCGCAGAAAAATCTGACAAGGAACATGCTGATTTCAAATCAGGCGACAAGGAATACGTGCTTAAGCGCCCTAACGGTAAAGCTGACACCAAACGCTATTACCTCTATCGCGCCATGCAATTGTTCTTCCAAAATGGCGGTGGCCCATGCTACATCGTTTCTATTGGCACTTACAGTGACCAAGGCGTCGAACGTAAACCATTAGAAAAAGGTATCGATATGCTCTTGAAGGAGCAAGAACCAACGATGGTAGTGATTCCTGACGCGGTAGCCTTAGAAGAAGGCGATTGCATCGGCGTACAACAGTACTCGCTAAAACACTGCGGCTACCAGATGAAAAACCGTTTCGCCATTTTGGATATTCACAATGGATTCAAGGAACGTTCAGACAACGACCCTGTCGCAGCCTTCCGTGGCGACCTTGGCACGAATTTCTTGAACTACTCCGCGGCATACTATCCTTGGTTGAATACATCGATTGTACAAACTACGGACCTCGGCTTCTCTAGTTTTGTTGACGTGTCGAAAGTCAGCGAATTGTTGTTAGCAGAAGCTGGTGGCGAGAATGCGCCACAGGATTTGAAAGACATCTTGGCTCAAGTTGGCAAAGCCGACCGCGATCCAAAAGCAAAGACCTACTTGTCCGACGACGAGTTGCACAAAATCTTGTTCTCTGTTTGCCCAACTTACTCCAAAATGTTGTTGGCCATCAAAAACAAACTCAACCTCTTGCCGCCAGCAGCAGCGATGGCAGGTGTGTACACCATGGTCGACAATGCGCGTGGCGTTTGGAAGGCGCCAGCCAATGTAAGCTTGGCTTCCGTCATCTCTCCAGCGGTGAATATTACGCATGACGAACAAGAAGACTTGAACGTCACCACAGCCGGTAAGTCGATCAATGCAATTCGCAGCTTCATCGGTGAAGGCACTTTGGTATGGGGTGCTCGTACTCTCGACGGCAATAGCCTCGACTGGCGCTACATCAACGTACGCCGCACCATGATTATGCTGGAAGAATCATTACGCTTAGCGACTAAGGCCTATGTATTTGAGCCAAACGTCAGCAGCACTTGGGTAACAGTGAAGAGTATGGCGAGCAACTTCTTGACCAGTATCTGGAAACGCGGTGGCTTGGCAGGTGCGAGCCCAGAAGATGCATTCAGCGTTAGCTGCGGTTTGGGTGAAACGATGACAGCTGAAGATATTCTCGAAGGCTACATGCGCGTCACTATTTTGGTTGCTTTAAGCCGCCCAGCGGAATTCATTGAAATCACGTTCCAACAACAAATGCAGAAGTCATAA
- a CDS encoding DUF4255 domain-containing protein — protein sequence MINAAISHLANQLNQQFRNNFHLMEDVAVVSNLVELDGTPAPNANNKLVLTLVNIEKDTMPHRPGNGRRSVADAFLVQSSPLYLNLYVMLSANFGADNYPGALRTLSQAISFFQQQAVFDRQNSPGLDSRIDKLILDMENLKIPDLNNLWSLMGGKYLPSAFYKVRMITVDSRAVVGQAPMITAPERGLGR from the coding sequence GTGATCAACGCAGCCATCAGCCATCTCGCCAATCAGCTCAATCAGCAGTTTCGTAATAACTTTCATTTGATGGAAGACGTCGCAGTGGTTTCGAATTTGGTGGAACTTGATGGCACGCCCGCACCGAATGCGAACAATAAATTGGTGCTGACCTTAGTCAACATCGAGAAGGACACCATGCCCCACCGTCCTGGCAATGGCCGGCGTTCCGTTGCCGATGCCTTCTTGGTGCAAAGCAGCCCGTTATATTTGAATTTGTATGTGATGTTGTCCGCTAATTTTGGCGCAGACAATTATCCGGGAGCCTTAAGAACCCTCTCCCAGGCAATTAGTTTCTTTCAGCAGCAAGCAGTTTTCGATCGACAAAATAGCCCAGGCTTAGATTCACGCATCGATAAGCTGATTTTGGACATGGAGAATCTGAAGATCCCAGACTTGAATAATTTGTGGAGCCTCATGGGAGGCAAATACCTTCCCTCTGCATTTTATAAAGTCCGAATGATTACAGTTGATTCACGCGCGGTAGTGGGCCAAGCACCAATGATCACAGCGCCCGAGCGTGGTTTAGGAAGGTAG
- a CDS encoding CIS tube protein — translation MSGQKTLLKISGCSVAKNGTISVDSSRPVFQALINPSGYGHDFSIKYAKNQSLGQAGNESKFHASQPEKLSLKELVLDGTGVVPGTTKSVKQQVQELRDAVYTYVGTKHEAPIVQVVWGSLIFYGRVEGLKFDYTLFKPNGEPLRAKISLNFVEYTSAAEIVKEEAKNSPDLTHLIEVKAGDTLPLLCNRIYRDPNYHLEVARINGLSSARQLTPGMTLRFPPLA, via the coding sequence GTGTCGGGCCAAAAAACTCTACTCAAAATTTCTGGCTGTAGCGTGGCCAAAAACGGCACCATTAGTGTCGATTCCTCGCGCCCTGTGTTCCAAGCACTGATTAACCCCAGTGGCTATGGCCATGACTTTTCGATTAAGTACGCCAAGAATCAATCCTTAGGGCAGGCAGGAAATGAATCCAAATTTCACGCCAGCCAACCAGAAAAACTCAGTTTAAAAGAACTAGTTTTAGATGGCACAGGTGTCGTACCAGGCACGACTAAATCGGTCAAACAACAAGTACAAGAATTACGCGATGCCGTCTACACCTATGTCGGCACCAAACATGAGGCGCCGATTGTCCAAGTAGTGTGGGGTAGCTTGATTTTTTATGGTCGTGTCGAAGGACTTAAGTTTGATTACACACTCTTCAAACCGAACGGTGAACCGCTACGCGCCAAGATTTCATTGAATTTCGTGGAATACACCAGCGCAGCAGAGATCGTCAAAGAGGAGGCCAAAAATTCGCCGGACCTGACCCACCTCATTGAAGTCAAAGCAGGCGACACCTTGCCGCTGCTATGCAATCGCATCTATCGCGATCCCAACTATCACCTCGAGGTTGCACGCATCAATGGTTTAAGTTCGGCACGTCAATTAACGCCAGGCATGACGCTGCGTTTTCCGCCCTTAGCCTAA
- a CDS encoding class I SAM-dependent methyltransferase → MTNAARIDLSISIYFFSAMDLIEKVTIQGFHRSRLGDDRIHALGYREAESQQQRFMAMLDWGNLNGSSVLDLGCGYGDLRPFLAQHYQDTIYLGVDFLKEFISEAQQRYGHLPNTQFFQADFLNVGLPEVDCVIASGSLNYRSKNELHPWQTISKMWEVAQRGVILNLLNAHHFKSGALLCGYDPEQVLSFCRQLDPHASLRDDYLPDDFTIYMHK, encoded by the coding sequence ATGACAAATGCTGCTAGGATAGATTTAAGTATTTCTATTTACTTTTTCTCAGCCATGGACCTCATCGAAAAAGTCACCATTCAAGGTTTTCATCGCAGCCGACTAGGGGATGATCGCATTCACGCACTCGGTTATCGCGAAGCTGAAAGCCAACAACAACGCTTCATGGCGATGCTAGACTGGGGCAATTTAAATGGCAGCAGCGTTCTAGACCTCGGCTGTGGCTACGGTGATCTGAGACCCTTTCTTGCACAACACTATCAAGACACGATTTATCTCGGAGTCGATTTTCTAAAAGAGTTTATCTCCGAGGCACAACAACGCTACGGTCATTTACCCAACACACAATTCTTTCAAGCAGATTTTCTCAATGTTGGCCTGCCTGAGGTTGACTGCGTAATCGCCTCGGGCAGCCTCAACTATCGTAGCAAAAACGAACTCCATCCCTGGCAAACGATTTCCAAAATGTGGGAAGTTGCCCAACGTGGGGTCATCCTCAACTTACTCAACGCACATCACTTCAAAAGTGGCGCTTTGCTGTGCGGTTATGATCCAGAACAGGTACTCAGCTTCTGCCGTCAGCTCGATCCTCATGCCAGCCTACGGGACGACTACTTGCCTGATGACTTCACCATCTACATGCACAAGTAG
- a CDS encoding DUF5908 family protein, translating to MAIEIKELIIKTNIVNRPVAEEHEVVANADAIKEEILAQCKQMMQAMLRERRER from the coding sequence ATGGCCATCGAAATCAAAGAATTGATTATCAAGACCAACATCGTGAACCGTCCTGTGGCAGAGGAACACGAGGTGGTGGCAAATGCAGACGCAATCAAAGAAGAAATTCTGGCGCAATGCAAACAAATGATGCAAGCCATGCTGCGTGAACGGCGGGAGCGTTAA
- a CDS encoding GPW/gp25 family protein, with the protein MSNDVSFLGTGWSFPPEFSKRGTVSMVSAAEDIRQSLHIILATNLGERVMQPSFGCGIKSQIYENINESTLTVLKDLISRAILFYEPRVKLESIATDSSAAYDGRLDFLINYSIIATNTRHNIVYPFYLREGTDVQL; encoded by the coding sequence GTGAGTAATGACGTATCTTTTTTAGGCACGGGGTGGAGTTTCCCGCCTGAATTTTCCAAACGCGGCACCGTGTCCATGGTGAGCGCGGCGGAAGATATTCGTCAAAGCTTACACATCATCCTCGCCACGAACTTAGGTGAGCGCGTCATGCAACCAAGTTTTGGCTGCGGTATCAAGAGTCAAATCTACGAAAACATCAACGAGAGCACGCTCACAGTCCTGAAGGATTTAATCAGTCGCGCGATCTTGTTTTACGAACCGCGTGTGAAATTGGAATCGATAGCCACCGATAGCTCGGCAGCCTACGACGGCAGACTCGATTTCTTAATTAACTACAGCATCATCGCCACCAATACGCGCCATAACATCGTGTATCCATTTTATTTGCGCGAGGGCACCGATGTGCAGCTCTAA
- a CDS encoding phage tail protein has product MSGEYFEGGYPPPAFYFTVTIGDGMQVPDASFSEVSGISIEMETEAVVEGGENRFVHQLPKSIKHPNLELKRGLTTLSSPLVKWCKDTLEGAFIKPIEPKTIVVKLNGAEGEVLRAWALIGAYPVKWDVEGFNATKNEVAIEKMTFAYTYSKRSK; this is encoded by the coding sequence ATGAGTGGTGAATATTTCGAGGGGGGTTATCCCCCTCCGGCGTTTTACTTTACCGTCACCATCGGCGATGGAATGCAAGTGCCAGATGCTTCGTTTAGCGAAGTATCTGGCATTAGCATTGAAATGGAGACCGAAGCTGTGGTGGAAGGCGGCGAGAACCGCTTTGTGCATCAGCTTCCAAAAAGTATCAAGCACCCCAATCTCGAACTCAAGCGCGGTCTGACGACTTTAAGTTCGCCTTTGGTGAAATGGTGCAAAGATACGCTGGAAGGCGCTTTCATCAAACCCATTGAACCAAAAACCATCGTCGTCAAACTCAATGGCGCCGAAGGTGAAGTGTTACGGGCTTGGGCTCTGATCGGCGCATATCCTGTGAAATGGGATGTTGAAGGATTTAACGCCACCAAGAATGAAGTGGCGATCGAAAAAATGACGTTCGCATATACCTATTCAAAACGTAGCAAGTAA
- a CDS encoding substrate-binding periplasmic protein produces the protein MNFRLWINCFLLALVSFPAAALQVDRSLCPTTPIRFAHYEMGALYTKGRGGIDEDVIQELIKRSRCDFTVTVLPRARSWYDLEQGNLDMLASGVPTPEREKFAWFAAYLTDKKYVILGPEVPREIVTMDQFIAAPKLVMGGVRSFKYSPLYDALSERLEATGRLEQVGDLDTLYRMFAHGRFAATIASPLAYRFYFERYPPHGKVRYLDWDPNSKAVSALVLSKKAFTAKQARQWQALMRTMLNDGTIMQILTRHLGPEEAKLVMYVN, from the coding sequence GTGAATTTTCGACTCTGGATAAACTGTTTTTTGCTCGCTTTGGTGAGCTTCCCAGCTGCTGCGTTGCAGGTGGATCGCAGCCTCTGTCCAACTACGCCAATTCGTTTCGCCCATTACGAAATGGGTGCCTTATACACCAAAGGTCGCGGTGGCATCGACGAGGATGTAATTCAAGAATTGATCAAACGAAGCCGTTGCGATTTCACGGTCACGGTCTTGCCTCGAGCACGCAGTTGGTACGATTTGGAGCAAGGTAATTTGGATATGTTGGCCTCCGGCGTGCCGACGCCTGAGCGCGAAAAGTTCGCCTGGTTCGCAGCCTATTTGACGGACAAGAAATACGTGATCCTTGGACCTGAGGTGCCGCGTGAAATCGTGACCATGGATCAATTTATCGCCGCACCGAAGCTGGTGATGGGCGGCGTGCGTTCGTTCAAATATAGTCCGCTGTATGACGCTTTATCGGAGCGCTTGGAGGCGACGGGTCGTTTGGAGCAAGTGGGCGATCTTGATACGTTGTATCGAATGTTTGCACATGGGCGTTTTGCAGCAACGATTGCTTCGCCTTTAGCTTATCGTTTTTATTTCGAGCGCTATCCCCCGCATGGCAAAGTGCGATATCTGGATTGGGATCCGAATAGCAAGGCAGTCTCGGCTTTGGTTTTATCAAAAAAAGCCTTTACAGCAAAGCAAGCAAGACAATGGCAAGCCTTGATGAGAACCATGTTAAATGACGGCACCATCATGCAAATACTCACGCGCCATCTTGGCCCCGAAGAAGCGAAGTTAGTGATGTATGTCAATTAG
- a CDS encoding PAAR domain-containing protein, producing MPPAARITDMHACPMVTPGVPPIPHVGGPISGPCVPNVLIGSLPAAVLGDMAVCVGPPDTIVKGSATVMISGRPAARMGDTCAHGGTIVLGFPTVMIGG from the coding sequence ATGCCACCAGCCGCTCGAATTACCGATATGCATGCTTGCCCCATGGTGACACCAGGCGTGCCACCGATTCCGCATGTCGGTGGCCCCATCTCAGGCCCTTGTGTACCAAACGTTTTGATTGGTAGTTTGCCCGCAGCAGTGCTCGGCGACATGGCCGTGTGTGTAGGCCCGCCCGACACCATTGTTAAAGGCAGTGCGACTGTCATGATTAGTGGCCGCCCCGCGGCACGTATGGGTGATACTTGCGCGCATGGCGGCACGATTGTCCTTGGTTTTCCGACCGTGATGATTGGTGGTTGA
- the vgrG gene encoding type VI secretion system tip protein VgrG, producing the protein MADSPLNDSSGVLSFTITCDGEAMPDLVQVVSIETQHSINRIPTALITIIDGDMPNAEFPVADAGNFKPGTEVVISAGYEGTVKQIFQGIVIKHSVKITGDNYARLLIECRDKALAMTVGRKNANYVDKKDSDIITTLIGAYSGLTADVEATTITYKELVQYYSTDWDYMMARAEANGLLVTIDASKVTVKSPRASDAAVLTLTYGHDLMEFHADLDARWQLNSVTSTSWDLATLKIVQQTATPATLTGQGDIASKTLAEILNVSDFGLQTAAPLESGALTAWSKAQQTKAAMSRIQGRMQFQGSALAKPGVVLELAAVGKHFNGNVIASTVIHRLQDGNWITEVEFGMPSYWFTEEHHLQAPEAAGLTAGISGLHIGIVMKLDADPEGQYKIQVDIPLMNADTVGVWARLASFYASSGFGSFVIPEIGDEVVLGFFNNDPSCPVILGSLYSSKHTPPYELTADNNIKAMVTRSKLKMEYDDGKKVITLITPANNKIVISDDSKSILLQDQNNNKVELSSSGILLDSPKDITIKALGKVVINATQNIEATAQMDVKVTGLNITNTANVGFTAKGTATAELSAAGQTTVKGAMVMIN; encoded by the coding sequence ATGGCTGACTCTCCCCTCAACGATAGCTCCGGCGTCCTCAGCTTCACCATTACCTGCGATGGCGAGGCGATGCCAGACCTTGTCCAAGTCGTCTCGATTGAAACTCAACACAGCATCAACCGTATTCCAACAGCATTGATCACCATCATTGATGGCGATATGCCGAACGCTGAGTTTCCAGTAGCGGATGCCGGTAATTTCAAACCAGGAACTGAGGTCGTCATTAGCGCAGGGTATGAAGGCACAGTGAAGCAAATTTTCCAAGGCATAGTGATTAAACACTCGGTCAAGATCACCGGAGATAATTATGCGCGCTTACTCATTGAATGCAGAGACAAAGCCTTAGCGATGACGGTCGGCCGCAAGAACGCTAACTATGTCGACAAAAAAGATAGCGATATCATCACCACCCTGATTGGCGCTTACAGCGGCCTAACCGCCGACGTTGAGGCGACCACGATTACGTACAAAGAATTAGTCCAATACTACAGCACCGACTGGGATTACATGATGGCGAGGGCCGAGGCCAATGGTCTCTTAGTCACGATTGATGCTAGCAAGGTCACTGTCAAATCGCCGCGAGCCAGCGACGCTGCGGTGCTGACCTTGACTTACGGTCACGACTTGATGGAATTTCATGCCGATCTCGATGCGCGTTGGCAGCTGAACTCGGTCACGAGTACCAGCTGGGATTTAGCAACGCTAAAGATTGTCCAGCAAACCGCCACGCCTGCCACCTTAACTGGGCAAGGTGATATCGCCTCGAAAACTCTAGCGGAAATATTGAACGTATCTGACTTTGGTTTACAAACCGCAGCGCCTTTAGAGTCCGGTGCATTGACTGCTTGGAGCAAAGCGCAACAGACCAAAGCAGCCATGTCGCGCATCCAAGGTCGTATGCAATTTCAAGGTAGCGCGCTGGCGAAACCCGGCGTAGTTTTAGAATTGGCGGCGGTCGGTAAACATTTTAATGGCAACGTGATTGCCAGCACCGTCATCCATCGTCTTCAAGACGGCAACTGGATCACCGAAGTCGAATTCGGCATGCCAAGCTACTGGTTCACGGAAGAACACCATTTGCAAGCACCTGAGGCTGCCGGGTTAACCGCAGGAATCAGTGGACTACATATCGGTATCGTCATGAAGCTCGATGCCGATCCTGAAGGTCAATACAAGATCCAAGTCGATATTCCTCTCATGAATGCTGACACGGTCGGCGTGTGGGCGCGCCTCGCTAGCTTCTACGCGTCGTCAGGCTTTGGCTCCTTTGTGATTCCAGAAATTGGTGATGAAGTTGTACTCGGCTTCTTCAACAATGATCCATCCTGCCCCGTCATCTTAGGCAGCCTCTACAGCTCCAAACACACACCACCATACGAACTCACCGCCGATAACAATATCAAGGCGATGGTGACGCGTAGCAAACTGAAAATGGAGTACGACGACGGCAAGAAAGTCATTACCTTGATCACCCCTGCAAATAACAAGATTGTCATCAGCGATGATAGCAAGTCCATCTTATTACAGGATCAAAACAATAATAAAGTCGAGCTGAGTTCCTCTGGCATTCTGCTCGATAGCCCAAAGGATATCACCATCAAAGCCTTGGGCAAGGTCGTCATCAATGCGACGCAAAATATTGAAGCTACCGCTCAGATGGACGTCAAGGTCACGGGGCTGAATATCACCAATACCGCCAATGTGGGTTTCACGGCCAAAGGAACCGCGACCGCGGAATTATCTGCTGCTGGCCAAACCACCGTCAAAGGCGCCATGGTGATGATTAACTAA